Within the Anaerolineales bacterium genome, the region GGATGACCCAGACCAACCTGCAGGAGACCAAGGTGCTGTACGGCATCAACCAAGCCCTCGCGGCCGCCGCAGATTCCTCCCAGTTAATGAAGGACGCGGTCACCCGTCTGCAGGAGGGTTTCGGGTACTTTTACGTGCAGATTTATGTCCGCGAAGCGGAAACCGGCGATTTCGTCGTATGCGCGGACAGCGGAAAAATCGGCTTCTCGACTCTGGATCAGGGATTCCGTCTATCGGCCGGCGAGGGGGTGATCGGATACGTCGCCGAGACGGGGTTGCCGTTTTTTTCCAACAACGTGGATGAGGTGGTCTTCCATAAGCGGGATCCGTTGCTTCCGGAAACCAAGTCCCAGCTGGTCGTCCCGATCCGCAGCGGCGCACAAATCCTCGGCTTGCTCGACGTCCACCAGGCGCCTCCGGCGGCCTTCACGCCGCACGACTTGGAGTTGGTCGGCGCGGCGGCCGACCAATTGGCGGTGGCTCTGCAGAAGGCGCAGTTGTACGCCGATCTGCAGAACGCCTTGCGCCAGGAAAAGGAGATGCGGGCCCAGCTGATCCAATCCGAAAAATTGGCCGTGACCGGCCGCCTGATGGCGTCGGTCTCCCACGAGTTGAACAATCCCCTCCAGGCGATCCAGAACGCGCTCTTCCTGCTGAAAAACGAGCGCAAGATCTCCGCCCAAGCCAAGCAGGACCTGGCCATCGTCCTCGCGGAAACCGAACGAATGGCGGCCATGCTCGACAGGCTGCGGACGACCTACAAAGCCTCCCGGTCGGAGGATTTCCGCCCGGTGGAGGTCAACGCGGTGATCGAGGACGTGCACGCCCTGCTGGCCACGCACTTGCGGCACGCCAAGGTCGAGTTCGATTTCGCCCCCGGACCGGGCCTGCCGGCCGTGAACGGCATCCGCGACCAGATCCGGCAGGTGATCCTCAACCTGTTCATCAACGCGGTGGACGCCATGCCGGAGGGCGGGCGGCTGGCCGTTTCCACGGCCGACCTCCCCGGGGAGACGGAGGTCCTGATCAGCGTGGCGGATACGGGCCAGGGCATCGATCCCGCCATCCAACCGCATCTTTTTGAAACGTTCATCACCGGAAAGGAAGACGGCACCGGGTTGGGGCTGGCGATCAGCCAGGAGATCGTCTCGAAACACCAGGGGCGGATCCGGGCGGAGAACCGGCCGGAAGGCGGCGCCGTCTTCCGCATCTGGCTGCCCTACGCCAAGGGAGGTCAACCATGAACCCCGCCGGCAGGATCCTGATCGTGGACGACGAGCCCTCCCTGCGCCAGACCCTCGGGCGGATTCTGAAGCAAACGGGTTGGGAGGTCACCACCGCGGCCGACGGCGAACAAGGGCTGGCGTTTCTCGATGCGACGGAACACGACCTGGTGTTCCTCGACATCCGCATGCCGGGTCTGGGCGGATTGGAGGTCCTCGACCGGATCCAAGCCGGGCATCCGGGCCTGCCCGTGATCCTGTTCACCGCCCAGCCGGATCTGCAATCCGCGGTGGAGGCGCTGCGCCACGGCGCGGCGGATTACCTGCTGAAGCCGCTCAAGCCGGAAGTGGTCATCGAAAAAACGCGCCGGATCCTTGCGGCGCGGCGGAAGGAAAAACGCAAGGGGGAGATCCGGAACGAGATCGGCCGGCTGCAGGCGGAACTCCGGCGCATCGAAGAAGAGGACGCCGACGAATCCGCGGCGCCGCCGGAGCCGGCCGCCCCCGGACGCTACCTCGCGCGGGGCGGGCTGGTGCTCGATCTGCTGGCTCGGCGGCTGTCCGTCGGCGGGCGGCCGGTCGAGCTCGCCCCCACCGCCTTCGATTTCCTGATCGTGCTGGCGCGCCACGCGCCGGATGTGGTGGATTACCGGACTCTGGTGACCGAGGCCCAGGGCTTGCAGGCCGAGGCCCGCGAAGCCCAGGAACTGGTCAAATGGCACATCCACTACATCCGCCAGGCCATCGAGCCGGACGCCGGTTCGCCCGTCCGCCTGATCAACGTCCGCGGAGTCGGGTACCGCTTGATCGCGGATTGATTCTTTTCTACCTTCGTATTCCGAGGCCGTCCCGTCCAATTATTCCCCCGAGGAATTTTCCAGCGAGCAAACGATGGTTTTTTCCCGTATCTACTTCTCAGTCTATCCAATAGTAAATAGAAATCCTGCCCATTTCCATCCTCGTCCCTATCCCCAGGCCCTCCCCCCGCTCCGCTCGAGGACGGGAAGCTGAGCAGGTGCGTTTTTTCCAGAAAATCCCCTGCAGTCGGCAGTTCGTCGTTCCCACGGATGTGAAGCGGAAATCCAGGAATACGGCAACGGATGCCCGCAGAAAAACGCAGGCTTGAGGATCCGGAGACGGCAGATATTTTTTTAGTCCTCCCGTCAAGCCGGCGCTTTTCCGCCTGATCGGCGCATTCGCCCCGCTCGCCGGATTCCAAGAAGCGTTTTCCTTGCCGGATCCGCCGCGGTTCCAAACGCCGAAAAGAACGTCATCGCCGTTACACACGACCGAATAAATAAGCGGTAAATTTGCGAAGCGCAAATGCCGCTTTCCATTTCCTTCCGGATTCCCGGAGAAGGGACAGGGGGTTGCGGAAGAAGCCCGCCGGGGATGAAACCCGCCTGCGTTTTACCCCGGGTTTATTTTTTCCCAACCTTTCCCAACCAACGAACCCCGATCCCCATCCGTCGCTTTCCCGAATCTCGGCCAGAATATATGGGTAGCAGGTTCCTTTCCAGGAAAGCGCAGGTATGACCGTGGATTCGAATTCCTCCCGCCCTACCAAAGAAAACGCGCCGGTGTGCATCCTGGTGGTGGACGACCATCCCAACTCGGCGGCCATGCTGGCGCGCGTCATCGGCCAGCTCGGCCCGGGGGTGACGCCGCTTTCGGCCGAGAGCGCCGAAGAGGCGCTTTCGGTGATCAACAGCCGCCGGGTGGATCTGCTCATCACCGATTTGGTGATGCCGGGCGTCACCGGCCTGGACCTGATCGAACGGTTGCAGAAACTGCCGGGCCGCCGGCCGGCCTACACCATCCTGATGACCGCCTACAACGTCCCCGGCCTCAAGGAGATCGCCAAACGCCTGATGGTCAACGAGATCGTCAGCAAACCCATCCAGCCGGAGCGGATGTGCCGGATGATCATCGAGGCGATCGAAGTGTGCGGATTCAATCCGGTGCTTCCGGAAAACGGCGGCCTTCGGCAGACGGACGCCCCGGGCGGCGGCAGGACCGGGTCGGAATCCCCCGCCCGGCTCCCGGAATGAGCCGGCGGCGGGAAACGGACGGATGAGATGAAGAAGACGACCGTAGTTGTGGAAGACATGGAAATCCGGAAGTGCATCCAAGATCCGGGTTTTTTGGATGACCCGCATGCGCGCTGGGCGGCTTTGCGGTTCGTGGAGCTCGCCGGCCACCGGGCGGATGTTGCGGTAGAAAGCGTCGAACCTTATGCCGGATTGATTCAGAAGAAGAAAAAAGCCGGTTGTCCGGTCACCCGCGGACAGCCCGTTCCGTTTTACCTGAATTAGCGGGTCCGATCCAAGCATTCGCAGATCAAGGAGATTTATGAAACCAC harbors:
- a CDS encoding response regulator transcription factor yields the protein MNPAGRILIVDDEPSLRQTLGRILKQTGWEVTTAADGEQGLAFLDATEHDLVFLDIRMPGLGGLEVLDRIQAGHPGLPVILFTAQPDLQSAVEALRHGAADYLLKPLKPEVVIEKTRRILAARRKEKRKGEIRNEIGRLQAELRRIEEEDADESAAPPEPAAPGRYLARGGLVLDLLARRLSVGGRPVELAPTAFDFLIVLARHAPDVVDYRTLVTEAQGLQAEAREAQELVKWHIHYIRQAIEPDAGSPVRLINVRGVGYRLIAD
- a CDS encoding response regulator, with protein sequence MTVDSNSSRPTKENAPVCILVVDDHPNSAAMLARVIGQLGPGVTPLSAESAEEALSVINSRRVDLLITDLVMPGVTGLDLIERLQKLPGRRPAYTILMTAYNVPGLKEIAKRLMVNEIVSKPIQPERMCRMIIEAIEVCGFNPVLPENGGLRQTDAPGGGRTGSESPARLPE